The sequence CATCCACCGGCCTGCGGAAGGCGCGTCGCGCGAAATCCCCCAGCAGGCGCTTCGCCGCCCCCGCGTCACCCGGGCCGTTCCGTATCCCGTTTTCATCCAGACCGGGGAAGAGTTTTGCCATCACCTCCGCGCGGCTGCCGTTGGGGTGCACTCGCTTCACCGTGATCGCCGTGAAACTCAGTCCGTCGTATCCCTCTTTTTCGAGATTCCTTCCTTTGAAAATCACCGTCCCGCCGTCCCCTCCCACGACATTCGACCGGGCGGACTTTTTCCCGCCCTCGGATGGCTTGAGAATCAGGCAGTGACCCTTCCTGATCCAGGCGCGGAAAGTCTGGTCGGAGGGGTTTTCCGCACCCTCCACAAGGCCGATGGGAAATTGCAAGGGCTCGTTCGACTGGCCGGCTCCGGAGTTCAACGTAGCCCAGACGGCTCCGTCATCGCCCCGGTTGATGCCGCTGGCGGAGTGGATGGTGACATCATACCAACCGTCCTCGGGGACATCCGTTTCGGGCAGGCGGCCGTAGAACTGGACGCCCATGTTCCATGAAACCACATGCTTTCCGAACTTCTCGGGCCCGCGGTAGTTGCCTTTCTCATAACGGTGGGTCAGTTCGCCGATCCCGTGGCGCTCAAGATAGGAGGGATCGCTGCCGAGGATGCGGGAGAAGGCCTCTTCAAGGGCGATGTCGGAGGCGTTGAGATAGTTTTCCAGATGGAAATGGCTGAGCTGCTGATGGGCTGCGGTGTTGGTGAAGCCTTCGTCAGAGTCCGCCGTCAGGGAATCCTGGAGCCTCACTCCGACACCGAGCAGATCGTGAACGCTGTTCTCATACTCCTCCCGGGTCAGGCGGCGCGCCTGCACGCGACCCTCCCGCACGATGATGGACCGGTCGGTCTCGTGCAACGGCCCTGCGACAGAGGAAAGGAAGGCCTCGAGATCCGCTCCGGGGGGGCGCTTGTTTTCCTTTGGCGGCATCTCGCCTTCGTGGACTTTCCGGAAGACCCTTTCCCATGTGGCGAAGTTCGCGGGGTCGGCGGGATCGAATTTCAGGCCGAGAAGGTTCAGTTCCGCCTCCGCCCCGATGTCGTCGTGGCATTCGTAGCAGTGGGTTTCGAGAAACGGCTCGAGCAGGGCACGGGTATCCTGCTGCGCAGGCGACAGATGGGCGGCAAGCCATGTGAGGAGAAAATAACGCATCGGAACTTCCGGGAAATTACGGCGTATCCCCCGGGATGCTATCACGCGGCGGCTACAGCGCGCCGAACCTGCGGTGCCTGTTCCTGAATTCCTCGACAGCTGCGAAGAGGTCGCCCTGGCGGAAGTCCGGCCACATTTTCTTCACAATGACGATTTCCGAATAGGAGATCTGCCAGAGGAGGAAATTGGAGATCCGCATCTCCCCGGAGGTGCGGATGAGCAGTTCGGGATCCGGGATGCCGGCGGTGTAGAGGTGTTGGGAAAACAGCTCGGGGGTGATCTCCTCCGGGGAAAGCTTGCCGGCAAGGGCGGCCTCGGCGATGGAGCGGGCGGCGGCGGTGATTTCCTCGCGCGCTCCGTAGGAGAGGGCGAGCACGAGGGTCATGGAATCGTTGTCCTTCGTATGCTCCTGGATGCGGTCGAGGCGATCGCGTGTGGATTGCGGCAGGCGGGCTATCTGGCCGATGGCGCGCAGGCGCACGTTCTGCTTGTCGAGTTCCTCCGCCTTTTCATCAAGGAATCGGTCGAGCAAGGTCATCAGCGCCTCGATCTCCGCCTCGGGGCGGTTCCAGTTCTCGGAGGAGAACGCATAGAGCGTGAGGTATCTGACGCCGAGTTCCTTGCAGGCATCCATCACCTCGCGGACGGATTCCGCACCGGCGCGATGCCCCTCTGCGCGGGGCAGCCCCCGCTCCTTTGCCCAACGGCCGTTGCCGTCCATGATGATCGCGATGTGCTGCATTGAAATTTTGGATTAAGCGGTCGGGGCTACAAACTCTGCTCCTCCCGATAGGAGCCACCGTAGCCCGGAGTGTAGAGGTGAAGGGGGACGAAATGTGCGATTTGTTCGAAGTGTTTGTCCAAGGTGAAAATGCGGAGACGGTCATGGATGGCGATGGAAGCGATGAGAATGTCCATCCACGGCAGATTGAGGCCTTCGCCACGGAGTTTCCAGGAAAGCGCAACGGAGCGATCCCAATCCTCCTCGGTGCATCTGCGGTAGGGAAGGCTTTGGAAATGCCCGGCGAGCTTTTGCCTTTCCGTTTTCCGGGCGCCGCCGAGCACTTCAAGTCGAACCGGTGAACACCAAAGTGCTTTTTGCTCCCCGAGCAGACCTTCCAGCGCAGATTTGACTTCGATCCTGCCTTTTTGGCGGAACCCTTCGATCCAAGCGGAGGAGTCAACAAGAACCACGGTGAGGTCAGTTGTATAGGTCAGGAACGGGATTGGCTACGTCCTGCCCGTTTTCATCCAGAACCGTATCAGGGTAGTCGAAGGCGTTTTCGCGAATCATGCGTCCGAATTCCTTCGATTTCTGCCGATTGACGTAGTCTTTGACTGCCCTGGCGATCGCAGCGCTCTTGGATTTGTCCCCTGTGATTTTCAGAAGATCCGTCAGGATCACTTCATCGATGTCGGCTGTGATTCTCATGCGACCGATATAATCCTCAATTTGCATCAAATTCAACATGGAAATGATGAAATCTGAGGATTTGTTGTCAAATTGCAGTAAGCGTCTGCCTCCGGTCCGGTCCCACACCCACGAAGGCGATTGGCGCGTCGCAGAGCTCGGAAAGGCGGGTGAGGTAGGCTTTCGCGTTTTCCGGGAGCTGGTCGTAGCTGGTGCAGGCGGTGGTGTCCGCTTTCCAGCCGGGGAGGGTCTCGTAGATCGGTTGCGCGCGATCCCAGAATGAGCGGTCGGCGGGCGGGAGTTCGTGGCGGTCGCCATCAATGTCGTAGGCGACGCAGATTTTCAGTTCCTCATATTCGTCGAGGCCATCGACGTTGGTTACGGCAAGGCCGGTGACCCCGTTGACCATGCAGGCGAAGCGGAGCAGCACCGTGTCCAGCCAGCCGCAACCGCGCGGGCGGCCGGTGGTCGCGCCGAACTCACGGCCGAGGTCGTGGAGGTATTTGGAAAGCCCTTCGTCTCCGGTGGGGAAGGGGCCGGAGCCGACCCGGGTGGTGTATGCCTTGCAGACGCCGATGACGGATTGGATCGCGGTCGGCGGGAGGCCGGTGCCGGTGGTGGAGCCGCCGGCTGTGGTGTTCGAGGAGGTGACGAAGGGGTAGGTGCCGAAATCGATGTCCAGAAGGGTTCCCTGGGCGCCTTCGAAAAGGAGGTTTTTCTTCGCTTTCCACGCCTTGTGGAGGACGGGGATCGTGTTGGTGACGTGCGGGCGCAGGCGTTCGAAGGCCTCATAGGTTTCCTCGATCACGGATTCCGCCGTGAAAGTGGGGAGATCGTATTTCACGAGGATCTCGTTCACCTCCGCGACGCGGCGGGTGATCTGCGCCTCGGCAAAAGGCCTGTCCAACAGATCCGCCATGCGCAGTCCGCAGCGGTTGATCTTGTCCGCATACGCCGGGCCGATGCCGCGCTTCGTGGTGCCTATCGCCTGGTCACCGAGCGAAATCTCGCGGGCGGCATCCAGTTCCTTGTGGAAAGGCAGCACCACATGGGCGCGGTCGGAGATGAGCAGCTTGCCGGCTCCGATGGTGATGCCCTGTCCCTCGATGCGTTCGATCTCGACGCAGAGGCCGATGGGATCGACGACAACGCCGTTCCCGATGACGTTGACCTTGTCATCCCAGAGGATGCCGGAGGGGAGGAGGTGGAGGACGTATTTCGTGCCCTTGGCGATGACCGTGTGGCCAGCGTTGTTGCCGCCCTGGCCGCGGATGACGACGTCGGCGCTTTCGGTTAGGTAATCGACGATCTTGCCTTTTCCTTCGTCGCCCCATTGGAGGCCGGTGATGACTGTGTTCATGATTTTTTTAACCGCGAATGAACGCGAATTTTCGCTAATTTTTAAGAGGAATGAAGATCGTTACCTTGTGAGGACGATGCGTTCCCATTCCAGTGTTGTTTTTTTGAAGTTGATGATGAGACCGAGCTGGAGACCGGTGATGCGGAGGTAGTTGAGCATTTGGCCTCGCTCGTGATCGGTGATTTTGCCGATGGTCTTCGTGTCGATGATGATGCACCGAACGCGATCAGATCGGGAATGAACTCGCCGACCAGCGTTTCTCTCCAGAGGACGGGAAAACGCTTTTGCTGGTCGAAGGGGATTCCGCAATGCGTGAATTCGACGGCGAGGGCGTTTTCATAAGGTTTCTCATTCAAACAATGACCAATTCCATTCAGGATAGCCATGGAGCACCCGATGATCTGATAGACCTCATCATGAAAAATCAGATTCGCGGACATTCGCGTCAATTCGCGGTTGAAGTCTTTTTCCCCGTCTCGATTAGGGCTGCGAATTCCTCGAAGAAGTAGGCGGCGTCGTTGGGTCCCGGGGCTGCTTCTGGGTGGTATTGGACGGAGAAGACCGGGAGGGTCTTGTGGCGCATGCCTTCGACGGTGTTGTCGTTGAGGTTGATGTGGGTGACCTCGATGTCGTCGGGGAGCGATGCGGGATCGACGGCGAAACCGTGGTTCTGGGAGGTGATGGAGATTTTCCCGGTGCGCAGATCCTTGACCGGTTGGTTGCCGCCGCGGTGGCCGAACTTGAGCTTGAAGGTCGTGCCGCCGTAGGCGTGGGCGAGGAGCTGGTTGCCGAGGCAGATGCCGAAGGTGGGGAGCTTGGTGATGAGCTCGCGGATCTCCGCATGGATGTATCCGAGGGCGGCCGGATCGCCGGGGCCGTTGGTGAGGAACAGGCCGTCGGGATCCTTCGCGAGGATCTCGGCGGCGGAGGTGGTGGCGGGAACGACCTCAACCTCAAAGCCCGCCTGGCGGAGCATGCGGAGCTGGTTGTATTTCAGGCCGAGATCGATGGCGACGACCTTGTATTTCGCCTCGGGGAGTTCCTGGTAGGTTTCGGTTTCGCCGATGGAGGCGTTGGCAAGACCCCATTTCCGGGATTCCTCGGTCCAGATGTAGGCTTCCTTGGTGGTGACCTCTTTCACGAAATCCGATCCCTCCATGGGGGCGGAGTTTTTCGCGGCGGCGATGGCTTCCTCTTCGGAAAGCTCGGTGGAAACGCAGGCACGCATGGCTCCGAGCGAGCGGAGGTGGATGGTGAGCGCGCGGGTATCGATGCCCTCGATGCCGAGAATGTCGTGGCGCTCAAGATAGGCGGAAAGGCTTTCGGTGGAGCGGTAGTTCGATGGGATCTCGCAGAGCTCGCCGATGACGAAGGCGCGGATGTGCGGGCCGGCGGATTCGTTGTCCTCCGGATTGACCCCGTAGTTTCCGATCATCGGGTAGGTCATCGCGACGATCTGGCCGCGGTAGGAGGGATCGGTGATCACCTCCTGGTAGCCTGTCATGGAGGTGTTGAAGCAGATTTCCCCGGTGGTGGTTCCGGTGGCTCCGTAGGAAACGCCGGAAAAGCAGCGTCCGTCTTCGAGGGCAAGGATGGCGGTGGTGGGCACGGAGCGGGAGGGTATGTACGCCCGGCGGCGGATGGAACACTAAATTTTCATGTTCTCCCCGGAAATCGGCGTTCGGCCCATCCGGCAACGGCGCTGCCTCACGTTGAAAGCTTCCGTATCGTTTCCGAAAGGGCATTCAGCCCCCGTTCGATCTTGCGGAAGAACGAGGCATCGTGCTCCACC comes from Akkermansiaceae bacterium and encodes:
- a CDS encoding DUF1592 domain-containing protein, with the translated sequence MIASRGIRRNFPEVPMRYFLLTWLAAHLSPAQQDTRALLEPFLETHCYECHDDIGAEAELNLLGLKFDPADPANFATWERVFRKVHEGEMPPKENKRPPGADLEAFLSSVAGPLHETDRSIIVREGRVQARRLTREEYENSVHDLLGVGVRLQDSLTADSDEGFTNTAAHQQLSHFHLENYLNASDIALEEAFSRILGSDPSYLERHGIGELTHRYEKGNYRGPEKFGKHVVSWNMGVQFYGRLPETDVPEDGWYDVTIHSASGINRGDDGAVWATLNSGAGQSNEPLQFPIGLVEGAENPSDQTFRAWIRKGHCLILKPSEGGKKSARSNVVGGDGGTVIFKGRNLEKEGYDGLSFTAITVKRVHPNGSRAEVMAKLFPGLDENGIRNGPGDAGAAKRLLGDFARRAFRRPVDGATLAPYVELVSGALKSGDGFAQAMRQGYHAMLCSPNFLTFHETPGSLGGHAIASRLSYMLWKSIPDAELLELARSGGLQEPAVISAQIDRMLADPKSSRFITSFTDQWLELRDMDATQPDPVRFRDFDSGLQQAMAAETRAFVSEMIAKDLPVGNFLKSDFAFLDTRLQTHYGLGKLKVRPGGGLQKVALPPGSRSGLLTQGAILKVTADGSVTSPVVRGVFVNERILGRHIDPPPPNIPAIEPDTRGAVSVRDLLDKHRDSAACASCHAKIDPAGFALEGFDPVGSVREFYGKPKKSARIDPSGTTPEGRDFADFDGWREIQLARPEMLAEAFVGQLLRYGTGGEIRFSDKDVLKKITQQARNNGYGLRTLLKATLTSQLFLEK
- a CDS encoding isoprenyl transferase — translated: MQHIAIIMDGNGRWAKERGLPRAEGHRAGAESVREVMDACKELGVRYLTLYAFSSENWNRPEAEIEALMTLLDRFLDEKAEELDKQNVRLRAIGQIARLPQSTRDRLDRIQEHTKDNDSMTLVLALSYGAREEITAAARSIAEAALAGKLSPEEITPELFSQHLYTAGIPDPELLIRTSGEMRISNFLLWQISYSEIVIVKKMWPDFRQGDLFAAVEEFRNRHRRFGAL
- a CDS encoding PIN domain-containing protein produces the protein MVLVDSSAWIEGFRQKGRIEVKSALEGLLGEQKALWCSPVRLEVLGGARKTERQKLAGHFQSLPYRRCTEEDWDRSVALSWKLRGEGLNLPWMDILIASIAIHDRLRIFTLDKHFEQIAHFVPLHLYTPGYGGSYREEQSL
- a CDS encoding type II toxin-antitoxin system VapB family antitoxin codes for the protein MRITADIDEVILTDLLKITGDKSKSAAIARAVKDYVNRQKSKEFGRMIRENAFDYPDTVLDENGQDVANPVPDLYN
- a CDS encoding adenylosuccinate synthase encodes the protein MNTVITGLQWGDEGKGKIVDYLTESADVVIRGQGGNNAGHTVIAKGTKYVLHLLPSGILWDDKVNVIGNGVVVDPIGLCVEIERIEGQGITIGAGKLLISDRAHVVLPFHKELDAAREISLGDQAIGTTKRGIGPAYADKINRCGLRMADLLDRPFAEAQITRRVAEVNEILVKYDLPTFTAESVIEETYEAFERLRPHVTNTIPVLHKAWKAKKNLLFEGAQGTLLDIDFGTYPFVTSSNTTAGGSTTGTGLPPTAIQSVIGVCKAYTTRVGSGPFPTGDEGLSKYLHDLGREFGATTGRPRGCGWLDTVLLRFACMVNGVTGLAVTNVDGLDEYEELKICVAYDIDGDRHELPPADRSFWDRAQPIYETLPGWKADTTACTSYDQLPENAKAYLTRLSELCDAPIAFVGVGPDRRQTLTAI
- the carA gene encoding glutamine-hydrolyzing carbamoyl-phosphate synthase small subunit produces the protein MPTTAILALEDGRCFSGVSYGATGTTTGEICFNTSMTGYQEVITDPSYRGQIVAMTYPMIGNYGVNPEDNESAGPHIRAFVIGELCEIPSNYRSTESLSAYLERHDILGIEGIDTRALTIHLRSLGAMRACVSTELSEEEAIAAAKNSAPMEGSDFVKEVTTKEAYIWTEESRKWGLANASIGETETYQELPEAKYKVVAIDLGLKYNQLRMLRQAGFEVEVVPATTSAAEILAKDPDGLFLTNGPGDPAALGYIHAEIRELITKLPTFGICLGNQLLAHAYGGTTFKLKFGHRGGNQPVKDLRTGKISITSQNHGFAVDPASLPDDIEVTHINLNDNTVEGMRHKTLPVFSVQYHPEAAPGPNDAAYFFEEFAALIETGKKTSTAN